In Myxococcus xanthus, the genomic window CCTGGCGCTGGTGGTGCGCGAGGCGGTGTCCCGTTCGGAGGACGCGGCGGCGCGCGCGGGCTGTCTGCTGGTGCTCAGTCCGCTGGAGCCCACGCCGGGACGGTGGGACGCGGCGCGCCTGTCCCAGGTGATGACGCACCTGTTGTCCAATGCGATGAAGTTCGGGCCGGGCAAGCCGGTGGAGGTGGCGCTGGAGTCCGGGCGGGACGTGGCGACGCTGATGGTGAAGGACCATGGCATCGGCATCGCGCCCGGGCGGCTGGAGAGTCTCTTTCGCCGCTTCGAGCGCGCCGTGCCGGTGCGGCACTACGGCGGGTTGGGCCTGGGCCTGTACCGCCTGCGCCGCATCGTGGAGGCGCATGGGGGCGGCGTGTCCGTGGACAGCACCCCCGGAGCGGGCGCCACGTTCCGCGTCCGTCTGCCGCGCGAGGGCCCGCCCGCGGTGAGGGGCTGACGGCGTCCCTCGGCTGACCCGAGTGAGTCCCGGCAGGTGACGAGCGCGTCCCGCTCCTCTGGCGACAACCGGCGGAACGCCTCGTGTGAGGACGGCCAGGCCGGCGGCGTCCGCACCGCAGGCACGTCGGGACTGATACCGGCGGTCCCAGCGGGGCACGTCGTTGTTATGGACTGTCTGCCAGTGTGCGCTGCAACAGCCCCATGCCCGGCAATGTCTTTCAACTTCGCGGAATCGCTCTAGGTTCGGTGGCCGTTTCCAGGGGACGCCATGGCCGATGTGCTCGTCGTTGATGACAGCAAAGTTATGCGCGACATGGTGGTCGCGTGCCTGCGGCCCTATCCGGGCCTCACCTTCTCGCATGCTTCCAGTGGCTTGGAGGCCATCGAGCGGCTGTCGCTCCAGCCGTGTGACTTGCTGGTGCTGGACCTCAACATGCCGGACATCGGCGGCATCGAGGTGGTGGAGTTCGTGCGTGGGCAGGACCGGCTGCGCGAGCTGCCCATCATCATCGTCACCACGCGGGGAGACGAGGCATCGCGGACGCGGGCGTTGGCGGCGGGGGCCAGCCGTTTCATGACGAAGCCCTTCACGCCGGACGCCATCCTGTCGGAGGTGCGTGGGTTGCTGGAGGGGAGGCGCGCTTGAGCGCGTCCGTGGACCTCGCGGATTTCCTTCCCGCCTATCTGGCGGAGGCGGAGGAGTTGCTGGGGATGGGGCACCGCCAGTTGCTGGCTCTGGAGGCCAGCATCCGGCGGGGGCTGCCGCACCCGCGCGCCGTGCGCGAGCTCTTCCGCGCCGTGCACACCATCAAGGGCCTGTCGGCCATGGTGGATGTGGAGCCCATCGTCGACATCGCCCATTGGATGGAGACGTGCCTGCGCCACGCCGACCGGGCGGGGGGCCGCCTGCCCGAGGCCAGCGTGGAGCCGCTGATGGAGGGGCTGCGCGAAATCGAGCAGCGTGTCCGCCAACTCGCCGTGGGCAAGCAGGCCGCGCCGGTGCCCCCGGGCCTGTTGTCTCGGCTGGAGGCGCTGGATGCCGAAGGCGCTCCGGGTGGGAGCGTCGCG contains:
- a CDS encoding response regulator encodes the protein MADVLVVDDSKVMRDMVVACLRPYPGLTFSHASSGLEAIERLSLQPCDLLVLDLNMPDIGGIEVVEFVRGQDRLRELPIIIVTTRGDEASRTRALAAGASRFMTKPFTPDAILSEVRGLLEGRRA